A window of the Vibrio ostreae genome harbors these coding sequences:
- the yigB gene encoding 5-amino-6-(5-phospho-D-ribitylamino)uracil phosphatase YigB: MLIYRTLSPIQAMTFDLDDTLYDNRPVIRHLEQQVTLWLAREHPVTVTRSADWWQAVKRKVVEQDAWLKNDVSLWRLVQIRTALMELGYQRPAAQQAAEAAMAEVLRLRNLVDVPAETHQVLSELAARMPLVAITNGNVDAEKIGLSGYFKQVLRAGPDGYAKPHADMFNQARECLDLPARAILHVGDHPVTDVQGARLNGFQACWYNDQGLNPRVTPKTKLLPDVEIHALSQLKQLII; this comes from the coding sequence ATGCTGATTTACCGCACACTGTCGCCGATTCAGGCAATGACCTTTGACCTCGATGATACGCTGTATGATAACCGTCCGGTTATCCGCCATCTGGAGCAGCAGGTGACCTTGTGGTTAGCGCGTGAACATCCGGTAACGGTGACGCGCAGTGCCGACTGGTGGCAGGCGGTGAAGCGTAAAGTGGTTGAACAGGATGCCTGGCTGAAAAATGACGTGTCATTATGGCGTTTGGTGCAGATCCGCACCGCATTGATGGAGCTGGGGTATCAGCGCCCAGCTGCGCAGCAGGCAGCCGAAGCCGCAATGGCTGAGGTGTTGCGGCTGCGCAATCTGGTGGATGTCCCGGCTGAAACTCACCAAGTGCTGAGCGAACTTGCCGCACGCATGCCGCTGGTGGCGATTACTAATGGTAACGTGGATGCGGAAAAAATCGGTTTGAGCGGCTATTTTAAACAAGTACTGCGTGCCGGTCCTGACGGATATGCTAAACCGCATGCGGATATGTTTAATCAGGCGCGGGAGTGTCTGGATTTACCGGCCAGAGCGATTTTGCACGTCGGTGACCATCCGGTGACGGATGTGCAGGGCGCGCGCCTCAATGGCTTTCAGGCCTGTTGGTATAACGATCAAGGTCTCAACCCGCGTGTAACGCCGAAAACAAAACTGTTACCGGATGTCGAAATCCATGCTTTGTCTCAACTAAAACAGTTAATTATCTGA